From Streptomyces sp. NBC_00690, a single genomic window includes:
- a CDS encoding phytanoyl-CoA dioxygenase family protein, which produces MLTADPYLHRATSDRPYFSADGETYLAQTPLRDIRKKRPLRVLSEEDFAFWQTYGYVVVKQAIPADSARRLLDFAWDFQGLDPERPESWYDEREYRSDLDQELHIYGFVEAYHHQLLWESRQSRRVYEAFVDVWDCEELWVTLDRLNLNPPNIKNRDRSLIEFRETGFDINLHWDVDSTLGVPPQRVQGIVALNDTAPELGGFQCCPELFRDFDRWKALQPAERDPIRPAIDRAELPVIRPELGAGDLLIFNGFLAHGVAPNYSQDAARAVQYLSMMPALDTHHLLRRERVDSWRDVSTPTWNGTLLGDAKRAESQRYGRATLNELGSKLLGLKGWRGEHLDECDGEQICTESA; this is translated from the coding sequence ATGTTAACGGCTGATCCGTATCTCCACCGCGCCACCTCTGACCGCCCCTACTTCAGTGCGGACGGCGAGACCTATCTGGCGCAGACACCGCTGCGCGACATCAGGAAGAAGCGTCCGCTCCGCGTGCTGTCCGAAGAGGACTTCGCCTTCTGGCAGACCTACGGCTACGTCGTGGTGAAGCAGGCGATACCGGCGGATTCCGCCCGACGTCTGCTGGACTTCGCGTGGGACTTCCAGGGCCTGGATCCGGAACGTCCGGAGAGCTGGTATGACGAGCGGGAGTACCGCTCGGACCTCGATCAGGAACTACACATCTACGGATTCGTGGAGGCATACCACCACCAGCTTCTCTGGGAGAGCCGCCAGAGCCGCCGCGTCTACGAGGCATTCGTCGATGTGTGGGACTGCGAGGAACTCTGGGTCACGCTCGACCGGTTGAACCTCAATCCGCCCAACATCAAGAACCGTGACCGGTCTCTGATCGAATTCCGTGAGACCGGCTTCGACATCAACCTCCACTGGGACGTGGACTCCACACTGGGCGTCCCACCGCAGCGGGTCCAGGGCATTGTCGCCCTGAACGACACTGCTCCGGAACTCGGCGGCTTCCAGTGCTGCCCCGAACTCTTCCGCGACTTCGACCGGTGGAAAGCCCTCCAGCCGGCCGAGCGCGACCCGATCCGCCCCGCCATCGACAGGGCGGAACTGCCAGTGATCAGGCCCGAGTTAGGGGCCGGCGACCTGCTGATCTTCAATGGCTTCTTAGCCCACGGCGTGGCCCCCAACTACTCGCAGGACGCGGCACGCGCGGTGCAGTACCTCTCGATGATGCCCGCGCTGGACACCCATCACCTCCTGCGCCGTGAGCGGGTCGACTCCTGGCGCGACGTCTCCACGCCCACCTGGAACGGGACACTGCTGGGCGACGCGAAGCGCGCTGAGTCCCAGCGGTACGGCCGGGCCACGCTGAACGAACTCGGCAGCAAGCTCCTGGGCCTCAAGGGCTGGCGCGGAGAGCACCTCGACGAGTGCGACGGGGAGCAGATATGCACAGAATCTGCCTGA
- a CDS encoding MFS transporter: MLRIHDPFLRGQLATAALFSSLGFQYATWASRIPALKSDLDLTSAEVGFLLMAAGVGAAASFPLVAVLMRRLGSRRLSLLSTLGLTLILLALAVAPNYAIALLVMCVDGVLVGCLNTAMNAQGAALETTFERTTMAKLHATFSGGSLAAALLASGMNAANSSVIAHFSVAALLLVLLAASARTGLLPDEAPVETEGKQARTGTRWTLPTGVTLWMCCAMAFGTVAEGAMNDWSTLYMEDVALASEQVAPLGIAVVSGAMVVARLFADGWRSRWGDGRVVVLGSVVAGAGLGLALLAGGVVPALLGFGAVGLGVAAVTPCVYVAAAKRGSDTLTLVAAMGTTGLLAGPPLIGFVASASDLAWGFGLVSVCVFVVALCGTRIPWEASAPRTAPQRAE; encoded by the coding sequence GTGCTCCGAATCCACGATCCCTTCCTCCGCGGACAGTTGGCGACAGCCGCCCTCTTCTCCTCGCTGGGCTTCCAGTACGCCACCTGGGCCTCACGCATTCCTGCCTTGAAGTCCGACCTCGACCTGACGTCGGCGGAGGTCGGATTCCTGTTGATGGCGGCCGGCGTGGGCGCCGCCGCTTCGTTCCCCCTGGTGGCGGTCCTGATGCGCCGGCTGGGCTCCCGCCGACTGTCACTCCTGTCCACCCTCGGCCTCACCCTGATACTGCTGGCACTCGCGGTGGCGCCGAACTACGCGATCGCCCTCCTCGTGATGTGCGTGGACGGTGTTCTCGTGGGGTGTCTGAACACCGCCATGAACGCGCAGGGGGCTGCGCTGGAGACCACCTTCGAGCGCACCACCATGGCCAAGCTGCACGCCACGTTCAGCGGCGGGTCCCTGGCGGCGGCACTCCTCGCTTCCGGCATGAACGCAGCCAACTCATCGGTCATCGCACACTTCAGCGTCGCGGCACTCCTGCTCGTACTCCTCGCCGCGAGCGCGCGCACCGGACTGCTGCCCGACGAAGCCCCCGTCGAGACGGAGGGAAAGCAGGCTCGCACCGGCACCCGCTGGACACTGCCCACCGGTGTCACCCTCTGGATGTGCTGCGCGATGGCCTTCGGCACCGTGGCCGAGGGCGCCATGAACGACTGGTCCACGCTCTATATGGAGGATGTGGCACTGGCCTCGGAGCAGGTCGCGCCGTTGGGCATTGCGGTCGTCTCCGGAGCGATGGTGGTGGCCCGCCTCTTCGCCGACGGCTGGCGCAGCCGATGGGGCGACGGCAGAGTGGTTGTGTTGGGCAGTGTGGTCGCGGGCGCGGGCCTTGGCTTGGCCCTGCTGGCCGGCGGTGTGGTGCCGGCCCTGCTCGGATTCGGTGCCGTCGGCCTGGGCGTCGCCGCAGTGACCCCGTGCGTATACGTCGCTGCGGCGAAGCGCGGTTCGGACACCCTGACCCTGGTGGCCGCCATGGGCACTACGGGCCTGCTGGCCGGTCCACCGCTCATCGGCTTCGTGGCGAGCGCCAGCGATCTGGCGTGGGGCTTCGGCCTGGTCAGTGTCTGCGTCTTCGTCGTCGCGCTGTGCGGCACCCGGATCCCCTGGGAGGCTTCGGCTCCCAGGACCGCGCCGCAGAGAGCCGAGTAG
- a CDS encoding ABC transporter ATP-binding protein, with protein MTGLRVTSVTTSYGRGVRVLDGLDLTVPEGELAAVLGPSGCGKTTLLRVVAGFLAPDQGEVAVGGRTVSGAGVQVPPERRGVGIVAQEGALFPHLSVARNVAFGLRSQSRAERRSRTAQLLELVDLGEYGERMPHELSGGQQQRVALARALAPRPALVLLDEPFSALDSGLRAGLRSDVRSVLRAAGATALLVTHDQEEALSVADRVAVIRQGKVVQFGTPQEVYAHPADPWVASFVGDAVVLPATTDSGHAVTALGRVPLSGPPVTGIAQGTVALRPQQLRLSTPDGTTVVGRVSEIRYHGHDALILLDVPSVDTPVTVRTSALLTLTPGDESGIHITGSTHFHPTPSPPTA; from the coding sequence ATGACCGGACTGCGCGTGACCTCGGTGACGACTTCGTACGGGCGCGGTGTACGGGTGCTCGACGGGCTGGACCTGACCGTCCCGGAAGGTGAGCTGGCCGCCGTCCTCGGACCGTCCGGCTGCGGGAAAACGACCCTGCTGCGGGTTGTCGCCGGATTCCTCGCCCCCGACCAGGGAGAGGTCGCCGTCGGTGGGCGCACGGTCAGCGGAGCGGGTGTCCAAGTGCCGCCGGAACGGCGTGGCGTGGGGATCGTCGCCCAAGAAGGCGCACTCTTCCCGCATCTGAGCGTCGCCCGCAATGTGGCCTTCGGCCTGCGCTCTCAGAGCCGCGCCGAGCGCCGATCACGCACAGCCCAGCTACTGGAACTGGTGGACCTCGGGGAGTACGGCGAGCGGATGCCGCACGAACTGTCCGGCGGCCAGCAGCAGCGCGTCGCCCTGGCCCGTGCGCTGGCACCGCGTCCCGCGCTGGTGTTGCTCGACGAGCCGTTCAGCGCCCTCGACAGTGGTCTGCGCGCAGGTCTGCGCTCCGATGTCCGCAGCGTGTTGCGGGCGGCCGGAGCAACGGCACTCCTCGTCACCCACGACCAGGAGGAGGCGCTGTCAGTGGCCGATCGGGTCGCGGTCATCCGCCAGGGGAAAGTCGTTCAGTTCGGTACTCCGCAGGAGGTGTACGCCCACCCTGCCGACCCCTGGGTGGCCTCCTTCGTCGGCGACGCGGTCGTTCTGCCAGCCACCACCGACTCCGGCCACGCCGTGACCGCCCTCGGCCGGGTGCCCCTGTCTGGACCTCCAGTTACCGGCATCGCCCAGGGCACCGTGGCCCTGCGCCCCCAACAACTTCGCCTCTCCACCCCGGACGGGACCACTGTCGTCGGCCGGGTGAGCGAGATCCGCTACCACGGTCACGACGCCCTGATACTCCTCGACGTCCCGTCGGTGGACACCCCGGTCACCGTCCGCACCTCCGCCCTTCTCACTCTGACCCCCGGCGACGAATCCGGCATCCACATCACCGGCTCCACCCACTTCCACCCCACACCGAGCCCGCCCACTGCTTGA
- a CDS encoding STAS domain-containing protein: protein MRARFSHHTRFTPGPEGETERATVHLAGELNLESHRDAQAVLELCITTRPAHIAIDLTRLTLLDRTGVTVLKTAQHQANDAGVPLTLTGRPPLIVARLLNLTGTPRPPQGEARNRTDPAPGCSLEGTPGVASHRTAANRIAMVTLAGVTVLASLLTAFAQTPG, encoded by the coding sequence ATGAGGGCGCGCTTCTCCCACCACACCCGCTTCACCCCCGGCCCGGAAGGCGAAACAGAGCGGGCGACCGTGCACCTCGCCGGAGAACTCAACCTCGAATCACATCGCGACGCCCAAGCAGTCCTTGAATTGTGTATCACCACCCGCCCCGCTCATATCGCCATCGACCTCACACGCCTGACCCTGCTCGACCGCACCGGAGTCACAGTCCTGAAGACCGCCCAACACCAGGCCAACGACGCGGGCGTCCCCCTCACCCTCACCGGACGACCACCCCTCATCGTCGCCCGCCTCCTCAACCTGACCGGCACACCCCGCCCACCACAGGGCGAAGCCAGGAACCGTACCGACCCTGCTCCGGGCTGCTCGCTGGAGGGCACGCCCGGTGTGGCCTCGCACCGGACCGCGGCCAACCGGATCGCCATGGTCACCCTCGCGGGCGTCACGGTCCTCGCCTCCCTTCTCACGGCCTTCGCCCAGACCCCCGGTTGA
- a CDS encoding VOC family protein: MNIARVLMVAPVGNVETAVIWYEQLLGRPADTRPMPSLADWHLTTGGWLSVFEDAERCGSALLNLEVPDLDEALAQLKERGLTAGPVQAGGTRTRFAALEDPDGNRVTLLENPAT, encoded by the coding sequence ATGAACATTGCTCGCGTATTGATGGTTGCGCCTGTGGGGAACGTTGAGACTGCGGTGATCTGGTACGAACAGTTGCTGGGACGCCCTGCGGACACCCGGCCGATGCCGTCGCTGGCGGACTGGCATCTCACCACAGGAGGCTGGCTCTCGGTCTTCGAGGACGCCGAGCGTTGTGGTTCGGCGCTCCTCAATCTGGAGGTTCCTGACTTGGACGAAGCTCTTGCACAGCTCAAGGAACGCGGTCTGACTGCGGGACCGGTGCAGGCCGGTGGTACCCGCACCCGGTTCGCCGCCCTGGAAGACCCCGACGGCAACCGTGTCACCCTGCTGGAGAACCCAGCGACCTGA
- a CDS encoding ABC transporter permease has protein sequence MSTHGSRTARRPASAFLAMAGRRRPPLVLLLPATAAALLALLPLGYLGVRALEHGWEYAWDLVTEARTLELLGRSLALTAIVVTGCLVLGVSLAWLVVRTSLPGRSAWAVLATLPLAVPSYVAAFTWISAAPSLAGLPGAAITLTCACFPYVFLPVAAALRGIDPAQEEAAHSLGSGSLRTFWRVTAPQLRPAAAGGSILVALYVLSDFGSVSITRYDTFTRAIHSSYQASFDRTPAAVLGCVLVAMTVLLVLAENRTRGRAGHARTGRGNARPPARLRLGRWTVPALAWVGAVAAATVAFPLATLGYWLTIGNSADWNPERLWSATLSTVTVAAAGAAVTTLLALPVGVLSARHKGRAARLLEQSVYAGHAVPGITVGLALVFFSVRYAYPLYQEMPLLIAAYVVLFLPVAVASARAAVLQSPPVLEEVARSLGRSPLRVLREITVPLAAPGIGAGAALTFVVIMKELPATLLLRPTGTDTLATRLWTETGAGAFAGAAPYAAAIVLLAAIPSYLLGRRS, from the coding sequence ATGAGCACTCATGGTTCACGGACCGCCCGCCGTCCGGCCAGCGCGTTTCTCGCGATGGCCGGACGGCGGCGTCCGCCCCTCGTCCTGCTGCTTCCGGCCACGGCTGCGGCGCTTCTCGCGCTGCTGCCGCTCGGCTATCTCGGTGTGCGCGCCCTGGAGCACGGCTGGGAGTACGCCTGGGACCTGGTCACCGAAGCGCGGACCCTGGAACTCCTCGGTCGCAGCCTCGCGCTGACCGCCATCGTCGTCACCGGCTGTCTGGTGCTGGGCGTCTCCCTGGCCTGGCTGGTCGTCCGCACCAGCCTTCCCGGGCGCTCGGCGTGGGCTGTTCTCGCCACCCTGCCGCTGGCCGTGCCCAGCTATGTGGCGGCCTTCACCTGGATCTCCGCGGCGCCCTCGCTCGCCGGGCTGCCCGGGGCGGCGATCACCCTGACCTGTGCCTGCTTCCCCTATGTGTTTCTGCCGGTGGCCGCCGCATTGCGCGGCATCGATCCCGCGCAGGAGGAGGCGGCGCACTCGCTGGGCAGTGGTTCACTGCGCACCTTCTGGCGCGTCACCGCGCCACAACTACGGCCCGCCGCAGCCGGTGGGTCGATTCTCGTCGCGCTCTATGTGCTCTCCGACTTCGGCTCGGTGTCCATCACTCGGTACGACACCTTCACCCGGGCGATCCACTCCTCGTACCAGGCCAGCTTCGACCGGACTCCGGCCGCCGTTCTCGGCTGTGTCCTGGTCGCCATGACCGTGCTGCTTGTGTTGGCCGAGAACCGCACCCGGGGACGCGCGGGCCATGCCCGCACCGGCCGAGGCAATGCCCGCCCACCCGCCCGGCTCCGGCTCGGGCGGTGGACGGTTCCCGCGCTGGCCTGGGTTGGCGCGGTGGCCGCCGCGACCGTGGCATTCCCCCTGGCGACCCTCGGCTACTGGCTCACCATCGGCAACTCCGCCGACTGGAACCCCGAACGGCTGTGGTCCGCGACGCTCTCGACAGTGACCGTCGCCGCCGCGGGGGCCGCCGTCACCACCCTGCTCGCCCTACCGGTGGGGGTGCTCTCCGCCCGTCACAAGGGTCGCGCCGCCCGGCTCCTCGAACAGTCCGTGTACGCCGGCCATGCCGTACCCGGGATCACCGTGGGTCTGGCCCTGGTGTTCTTCTCGGTCAGGTACGCCTATCCGCTCTACCAGGAGATGCCGCTGCTGATCGCCGCGTACGTGGTGCTGTTCCTGCCGGTCGCCGTAGCCTCCGCGCGAGCCGCTGTCCTACAGTCGCCACCCGTCCTGGAGGAGGTGGCCCGCTCCCTGGGCCGCTCCCCGCTGCGGGTGCTGCGTGAGATCACCGTGCCGCTCGCGGCCCCGGGGATCGGAGCCGGAGCCGCCCTCACCTTCGTTGTGATCATGAAAGAGCTGCCGGCGACCCTGCTGCTCCGTCCGACCGGTACCGACACCCTCGCCACCCGGCTGTGGACCGAGACCGGAGCAGGCGCGTTCGCTGGAGCCGCCCCCTACGCGGCGGCCATCGTCCTGCTCGCCGCGATCCCCTCCTACCTCCTCGGAAGGCGCTCATGA
- a CDS encoding phosphatidylinositol-specific phospholipase C, with product MSSLSSSLPITSLTIPGTHNTCSITGGAIPKCQDWNLPTQLGNGIRFLDIRLNGLAGTAHEMGLYHGPVYMYKRYQDVLSDCRSFLRSNPGEVVVMRIKNEQSGGNKLNAEEFKRRFNWHLDDPSMGFRSLFWTNPSWPTLGQARGKVVLLTDFTHDWATLRWHDNCDIQDQYNVSDDAKRRAIVAHFDKAFYDHSTSKMFINFTSTAKGPIPNPSIGAEKILPSVYTYLDPRRNQRARFGIVPMDFPNYRTDILDLLINKNFI from the coding sequence ATGAGCTCTCTGTCCAGCAGCCTGCCCATCACCAGTCTGACGATCCCCGGCACCCACAACACGTGTTCCATCACTGGGGGAGCCATCCCCAAATGCCAGGACTGGAACCTGCCGACGCAGCTCGGCAACGGAATCCGATTCCTCGACATCCGCCTCAACGGCCTGGCGGGCACTGCGCACGAGATGGGCCTTTACCACGGCCCTGTCTACATGTACAAGCGCTACCAGGACGTTCTCAGCGACTGCAGAAGCTTCCTCCGCAGCAACCCCGGCGAAGTAGTCGTCATGCGAATCAAGAACGAGCAGAGCGGCGGCAACAAACTCAACGCGGAGGAATTCAAGCGCCGCTTCAACTGGCACCTGGACGACCCGTCCATGGGCTTCCGCTCACTCTTCTGGACCAACCCCTCATGGCCCACCCTGGGACAAGCCCGCGGAAAGGTCGTGCTCCTCACCGACTTCACCCACGATTGGGCGACGCTCAGGTGGCACGACAACTGCGATATCCAGGACCAGTACAACGTTTCGGACGATGCGAAGAGGAGGGCGATCGTCGCGCATTTCGACAAAGCCTTTTACGACCACAGCACGTCCAAGATGTTCATCAACTTCACCAGCACCGCCAAGGGCCCCATCCCCAATCCCTCCATCGGGGCCGAGAAGATCCTTCCGAGCGTCTATACCTACCTGGACCCCAGAAGGAATCAGCGAGCCCGCTTCGGCATCGTGCCGATGGACTTCCCCAACTACCGCACCGACATCCTGGACCTCCTGATCAACAAGAACTTCATCTAG
- a CDS encoding endonuclease/exonuclease/phosphatase family protein, producing MVRRRKLLGMVGASLGAGVLAVGTSEAAPQEQKHHKPSHRTLKVLQFNIWLGGSRVPGGRAGIADTIAAVEPDVVMLSESTPERVAHLLADLAERGLTYFDNENPVDPAVISRYPIIEHASFPSWSKAVVSVDGTEVAAYSGHLEYRYYVNYLPRGYGGGTPSPLETSEYGWGEIPTGPITDARLITRLNAASGRTKVTRTVLADAAKERAKGRLTLLAGDFNEPSHRDWTHRTRNLFDHNGTVINWSTTKAIEDAGFRDSYRVIHPDPVHRPGFTWPSDNPGADVGQLTWAPKADERDRIDFVFYHPDRRIRLLDSVIVGPSSTIVRNKRMKETGRDRFWEPTWTWPTDHKALLSTFRVATR from the coding sequence ATGGTCAGACGTCGCAAGCTGCTCGGGATGGTCGGCGCGTCCCTCGGAGCGGGAGTACTGGCCGTGGGAACGTCTGAGGCCGCGCCGCAGGAGCAGAAGCACCACAAGCCTTCGCACCGAACGCTCAAGGTCCTGCAGTTCAATATCTGGCTCGGCGGCAGCCGGGTGCCCGGTGGGCGCGCGGGCATCGCGGACACCATCGCCGCTGTCGAACCGGATGTGGTGATGCTCAGCGAGTCGACCCCGGAGCGGGTGGCCCATCTCCTGGCCGATCTCGCCGAGCGCGGGCTGACCTACTTCGACAACGAGAACCCGGTCGATCCTGCAGTGATCTCGCGCTACCCGATCATCGAACACGCGTCATTCCCCTCCTGGTCGAAAGCGGTCGTCTCGGTGGACGGCACCGAGGTCGCGGCGTACTCCGGGCATTTGGAATACCGCTACTACGTCAACTATCTGCCGCGCGGCTACGGCGGCGGCACGCCGTCACCGCTGGAGACCTCCGAGTACGGCTGGGGCGAGATCCCGACCGGTCCGATCACCGATGCGAGGCTGATCACGCGGCTCAACGCAGCCTCGGGACGCACCAAGGTGACACGGACGGTGCTCGCGGACGCCGCGAAGGAGCGGGCCAAGGGCCGGCTGACGCTGCTGGCCGGTGACTTCAACGAGCCCTCCCACCGGGACTGGACCCACCGGACCCGGAACCTGTTCGACCACAACGGCACCGTCATCAACTGGTCGACAACGAAGGCGATCGAGGACGCCGGTTTCCGCGACAGCTATCGGGTGATCCACCCGGACCCCGTCCACAGGCCGGGCTTCACCTGGCCGAGCGACAACCCGGGCGCCGACGTCGGTCAGCTCACCTGGGCACCGAAAGCCGACGAGCGGGACCGGATCGACTTCGTCTTCTACCATCCCGACCGGCGGATCCGATTGCTCGACAGCGTCATCGTCGGACCGTCGAGCACCATCGTGCGCAACAAGCGGATGAAGGAGACGGGCAGGGACAGGTTCTGGGAGCCCACCTGGACCTGGCCGACCGACCACAAGGCCCTACTCAGCACCTTCCGGGTGGCCACACGCTGA
- a CDS encoding iron ABC transporter substrate-binding protein yields the protein MSRPSIRRGTALALSALLLPVLAACGSTEDKKDEKGEKGTSAKKVSDELVVYSGRNEELIAPILDKLEKATGTKVEVRYGDSAELAAQILEEGDRTKAGLFFSQDAGALGALSQAKMLAKLPQKSLDQVDAAFRGGEGDWVGVSGRSRVIAYNPKSAKKAPDTVHDLTKPEWKGKVGYAPTNASFQAFVTGMRVLEGDDVTLKWLKDFKANGAKPYAKNGVVLDAVDKGEVSLGLINHYYWYEKVAEVGADKVNAKIHFLPGGDPGALINAAGVGVLKNGGQSAAAEKAVDYLLSAEAQDYFAKETSEYPLASGVTSTVKGLPALASLDAPKIDLGKLESLQETLTMLKEAGMV from the coding sequence ATGTCACGCCCTTCCATCCGTCGCGGTACCGCGCTCGCACTTTCCGCGCTGCTCCTTCCCGTGCTCGCGGCCTGCGGCAGTACGGAAGACAAGAAGGATGAGAAGGGTGAGAAGGGTACGTCGGCAAAGAAGGTCTCCGATGAACTGGTCGTTTACTCGGGCCGCAACGAAGAACTGATCGCCCCGATCCTGGACAAGCTGGAGAAGGCCACCGGCACCAAGGTCGAGGTCCGCTACGGCGACAGCGCCGAACTCGCCGCCCAGATCCTGGAGGAGGGCGACCGCACCAAGGCCGGACTGTTCTTCTCCCAGGACGCCGGTGCCCTCGGCGCGCTCTCGCAGGCCAAGATGCTGGCCAAACTCCCCCAGAAGTCCCTGGACCAGGTGGATGCGGCCTTCCGCGGCGGTGAGGGCGACTGGGTCGGTGTCTCCGGACGTTCCCGTGTCATCGCGTACAACCCGAAGAGTGCGAAGAAGGCCCCGGACACCGTGCACGATCTGACGAAGCCCGAGTGGAAGGGCAAGGTCGGCTACGCGCCCACCAACGCCTCCTTCCAGGCATTCGTCACCGGAATGCGCGTCCTTGAAGGCGACGACGTCACTCTCAAGTGGCTCAAGGACTTCAAGGCCAACGGCGCCAAGCCGTACGCAAAGAACGGTGTGGTCCTGGACGCGGTGGACAAGGGCGAGGTCTCCCTCGGCCTGATCAACCACTACTACTGGTACGAGAAGGTCGCCGAGGTCGGCGCGGACAAGGTCAATGCCAAGATCCACTTCCTGCCGGGTGGTGACCCGGGTGCGCTGATCAACGCGGCCGGTGTTGGTGTTCTCAAGAACGGCGGGCAGAGCGCGGCGGCCGAGAAGGCCGTCGACTACCTGCTCTCCGCCGAGGCGCAGGACTACTTCGCCAAGGAGACCTCCGAGTACCCGCTGGCTTCCGGTGTCACCAGCACGGTCAAGGGCCTGCCCGCGCTCGCCTCGCTGGACGCGCCGAAGATCGACCTGGGCAAGCTGGAGTCCCTCCAGGAGACCCTGACCATGCTCAAGGAAGCCGGGATGGTCTGA
- a CDS encoding AI-2E family transporter — MSHTLSSARSRAALRTSARVCGELLVVLVMAAVTIWILGRMWSVIWPLIIGLLLTTLTWPPTRFLRRHGWPSALAASTVTVLFLLSAVGVVAMIAVPVASQSGELTTGVVEGIHQVREWAAGPPLNIGDDQITDGVDAAVSRVQGSVDSILTTVFTGLSTVVNGVVTTVLAVFLMFFFLKDGPRFLPWLTRQLPGRLATDVPTLAARGWDTLGTFVRSQALVGLLDAVLIGIGLWALGVPLVLPLVVLTFVSAFVPIIGALFAGLVAVLITLVSNGPADAMIVLAIIVVVQQLEGNVFQPMIQSRGLGLHAGMVLLAVTLGGSLAGIVGSLIAVPIAALLAVTWNYLREQLSDPPQEIDSHQPQTAATPLP, encoded by the coding sequence ATGTCTCACACGCTGAGTTCCGCCAGATCCCGCGCCGCACTCCGTACATCGGCGCGGGTCTGCGGCGAACTGCTCGTGGTCCTGGTGATGGCCGCGGTGACCATATGGATACTTGGCCGGATGTGGTCGGTCATATGGCCGCTCATCATCGGCCTCCTGCTCACCACGCTGACCTGGCCCCCGACCCGCTTCTTGCGCCGTCACGGCTGGCCCTCCGCCTTGGCCGCCTCCACCGTGACCGTGCTGTTCCTCCTCTCCGCCGTGGGAGTTGTGGCGATGATCGCGGTTCCGGTGGCCTCACAGTCCGGGGAACTGACCACCGGAGTGGTCGAGGGAATCCACCAGGTGCGCGAATGGGCCGCCGGACCGCCGCTGAACATCGGTGATGATCAGATCACCGACGGCGTCGACGCCGCGGTCAGCCGTGTACAGGGCAGCGTCGACAGCATCCTCACCACCGTCTTCACCGGATTGAGCACGGTGGTGAACGGGGTGGTCACCACTGTTCTCGCGGTCTTCCTTATGTTCTTCTTCCTCAAGGACGGACCTCGTTTCCTGCCCTGGCTCACCCGTCAGCTTCCCGGCCGGCTCGCCACGGACGTTCCGACGCTGGCCGCGCGGGGGTGGGACACACTGGGCACCTTCGTCCGGTCCCAGGCACTCGTCGGTCTGCTCGACGCCGTCCTCATCGGCATCGGTCTGTGGGCGCTGGGGGTACCTCTGGTCCTCCCCCTGGTGGTCCTGACCTTCGTCTCGGCATTCGTACCGATCATTGGTGCCCTGTTCGCCGGCCTGGTCGCGGTACTCATCACGCTGGTGTCGAATGGTCCGGCAGACGCGATGATCGTGCTCGCGATCATCGTCGTGGTGCAGCAACTGGAGGGGAACGTCTTCCAGCCCATGATCCAGAGTCGTGGGCTTGGCCTGCATGCGGGCATGGTCCTGCTGGCGGTGACGCTCGGCGGCAGTCTGGCGGGGATCGTTGGCAGCCTGATCGCCGTACCCATCGCCGCGCTACTCGCTGTGACCTGGAACTATCTGCGTGAGCAGCTCAGCGATCCGCCGCAGGAGATCGACTCCCACCAGCCGCAGACCGCCGCTACTCCGCTCCCCTGA
- a CDS encoding GNAT family N-acetyltransferase has protein sequence MRIRPIAEDDWETIVALEADAYSGLGLCEGRTALRSRADASPGTCFVLEVDGEPAGYLLALPYPAGRYPDLEQPEESSFSSRNLHLHDIVIAPAHRRLGRASHLVAHLYRTARSHGYEQISLVAVGGSEPFWSARGFTVDPSTVACGTYQAGAVYMSRSIPAAETPASEQAATPAPAVPFPLPEAS, from the coding sequence ATGCGGATTCGACCCATCGCGGAGGACGACTGGGAGACCATCGTCGCCCTGGAGGCCGACGCCTATTCCGGACTCGGGCTCTGTGAGGGCCGCACCGCTCTGCGGTCACGGGCCGACGCCTCACCCGGAACCTGCTTCGTCCTGGAAGTGGATGGCGAACCGGCCGGCTACCTGCTCGCGCTCCCCTACCCGGCTGGTCGCTACCCTGACCTTGAGCAGCCGGAGGAGAGCAGCTTCAGCTCGCGCAACCTCCATCTGCACGACATCGTGATCGCTCCCGCGCACCGCCGACTGGGTCGGGCCAGCCACCTCGTGGCGCATCTGTACCGGACCGCCCGGTCCCATGGCTACGAGCAGATATCCCTTGTAGCGGTCGGCGGGAGCGAACCGTTCTGGTCGGCGCGCGGCTTCACCGTGGATCCCAGCACGGTGGCTTGCGGTACCTACCAGGCGGGCGCCGTCTATATGTCCCGGTCCATCCCGGCCGCCGAGACCCCAGCCTCCGAGCAGGCCGCCACCCCGGCACCTGCCGTTCCGTTCCCACTCCCCGAAGCGAGCTGA